The proteins below are encoded in one region of Nitrospira sp.:
- a CDS encoding 3-oxoacyl-[acyl-carrier-protein] synthase 2, whose product MTKRRVVITGIGCVTPLGTGVDKTWSALCAGTSGIGRISRFDVTNFPVQIAGEVKDFDPAQYIEKKEIKKMDTFIHYAVGASQMAVDDAGLKVVPEQAERVGVYVGSGIGGLGSIEHYDKVLQEKGPGKVSPFFIPMTIINLASGQIAIRIGARGPNSCAVTACATGNNCIGDAFRLIQHDEADVMLAGGAEAAITPLGVAGFAASRALSTRNDDPARACRPFDKDRDGFVLGEGAGVLVLEELESARRRGARIYCEVIGYAMNSDAYHITAPPDDGEGAVRCMERAIRDAGIDKNEVGYIKAHATSTMADAIETRAIKQVFGKQAYRIPVSSPKSMTGHLLGAAGGIEAVFSVLAIHRSTLPPTINLEHPDPDCDLDYVPGKARPASISVCLSNSFGFGGVNACVLFRRMDA is encoded by the coding sequence ATGACGAAGCGTCGAGTGGTCATCACAGGGATTGGGTGCGTGACCCCCTTGGGAACGGGGGTGGACAAAACCTGGTCTGCGCTCTGTGCGGGCACCTCCGGAATCGGACGCATCTCTCGCTTCGACGTCACCAACTTCCCGGTGCAAATTGCAGGGGAGGTCAAGGACTTCGATCCCGCCCAGTACATCGAGAAAAAGGAAATCAAGAAGATGGATACCTTCATCCACTACGCCGTCGGCGCCAGCCAGATGGCGGTGGATGACGCCGGGCTCAAAGTCGTTCCGGAGCAAGCGGAGCGGGTCGGGGTCTATGTCGGCTCCGGCATCGGAGGACTCGGCTCCATCGAGCATTATGACAAGGTGCTTCAGGAGAAAGGACCTGGTAAGGTCTCCCCCTTCTTCATCCCGATGACCATCATCAATTTGGCCTCGGGGCAGATCGCCATTCGAATCGGCGCCAGGGGACCGAACTCCTGTGCCGTCACGGCCTGCGCCACGGGCAACAACTGCATCGGCGATGCCTTTCGCCTCATTCAGCACGACGAGGCGGACGTGATGCTGGCAGGAGGCGCGGAAGCAGCGATTACGCCGCTCGGCGTGGCGGGGTTTGCGGCCTCTCGGGCGCTCTCAACCCGCAACGACGATCCAGCACGGGCCTGTCGTCCGTTCGATAAGGATCGGGACGGCTTCGTGCTCGGCGAAGGGGCCGGGGTCTTGGTTTTGGAGGAGTTGGAGTCGGCCAGGCGGCGGGGGGCGAGGATCTATTGCGAAGTCATCGGGTATGCGATGAACAGCGACGCGTATCACATCACGGCACCGCCGGACGACGGGGAAGGCGCCGTGCGCTGTATGGAGCGGGCAATTCGCGACGCCGGGATCGACAAGAATGAAGTGGGCTACATCAAGGCCCATGCGACTTCGACGATGGCGGATGCGATCGAAACCCGGGCCATCAAGCAGGTGTTCGGGAAGCAGGCCTACCGCATCCCCGTCAGCTCTCCCAAATCGATGACCGGGCACTTGCTCGGTGCCGCCGGAGGCATCGAGGCTGTCTTCAGCGTCTTGGCGATTCACCGCAGCACGCTTCCACCGACCATTAACCTGGAGCATCCGGATCCTGACTGCGATCTCGATTACGTGCCCGGCAAAGCGAGGCCGGCGAGCATTTCGGTGTGCTTGTCCAATTCATTCGGGTTCGGTGGCGTGAACGCGTGCGTCTTGTTTCGCCGTATGGACGCCTGA
- the rnc gene encoding ribonuclease 3, with product MMERGEPNADMDVSSGYVFRRPELRDQALTHKSFLNEQGGEPGSDNERLELLGDAVLSLVVTDYLVSRFPSLNEGNLSKLRARLVSEQCLAAGARRIHLGRFLRLGRGEELSEGREKTSLLADALEAVAAAIYLDGGLEASRSFLLRVLEEDLEKLEQQGVGEGTDYKTRLQELCQRQFDELPHYRMAAESGPDHDKRFEIEVRVKGRVLGGGTGRTKKAAEQAAAKVALQRLEEGHFG from the coding sequence ATGATGGAACGTGGTGAACCGAACGCTGACATGGACGTCTCGTCGGGCTATGTCTTTCGCCGTCCCGAGTTGCGCGATCAGGCCCTGACCCACAAGTCGTTTCTGAACGAGCAGGGGGGAGAGCCCGGATCGGACAATGAGCGATTGGAACTGCTCGGGGATGCCGTCTTGTCCTTGGTCGTTACTGACTACCTGGTGTCGCGATTTCCCTCGCTCAATGAAGGGAATCTCTCGAAGCTCCGGGCCCGCTTGGTCAGTGAACAGTGTTTGGCGGCCGGGGCGCGACGGATTCACCTGGGTCGATTTCTTCGTCTGGGGAGAGGCGAGGAGCTGTCCGAGGGGCGTGAGAAAACGTCACTGCTGGCGGACGCCTTGGAAGCCGTGGCTGCCGCCATTTATCTTGACGGTGGACTTGAGGCGAGCCGGTCGTTTCTGTTACGGGTGTTGGAAGAGGATCTTGAGAAGCTCGAGCAGCAGGGAGTCGGTGAGGGCACGGATTATAAAACACGCCTCCAGGAACTGTGCCAACGACAATTCGACGAATTACCGCACTATCGTATGGCGGCGGAATCAGGGCCTGACCATGACAAACGTTTCGAGATCGAGGTGCGAGTGAAGGGTCGGGTTCTGGGAGGCGGGACGGGTCGAACCAAAAAGGCCGCGGAGCAGGCCGCGGCGAAAGTGGCGCTTCAGCGACTTGAAGAGGGTCATTTCGGCTGA
- a CDS encoding peptidylprolyl isomerase, whose amino-acid sequence MYRRTPRFGIALALGILFGGLIGLTSLWAADYATPVADGKSNPRAIIKTKFGDIEIKLYPDIAPKHVENFIKLAKSGFYNGTIFHRVIPGFMIQGGDPNTKDPDKIESYGMGGPGYTINAEFSETPHKRGIVSMARAADPNSAGSQFFIVIEDSRFLDRKYTAFGEVTKGMGVADKIVNLPRNPKDLPNERVEMTVTILE is encoded by the coding sequence ATGTACAGACGGACACCACGATTTGGAATCGCGCTCGCGCTCGGCATTCTGTTCGGCGGCCTCATCGGCCTGACGAGTCTGTGGGCGGCTGACTACGCCACGCCGGTGGCCGACGGCAAAAGCAACCCGCGCGCGATCATCAAGACGAAATTTGGCGACATCGAAATTAAATTGTATCCCGACATCGCGCCCAAGCATGTCGAGAATTTCATCAAGCTCGCCAAGTCTGGCTTTTACAATGGCACGATCTTCCACCGAGTGATCCCGGGATTCATGATCCAAGGCGGTGACCCGAATACCAAGGATCCGGACAAGATAGAAAGCTACGGGATGGGGGGGCCCGGGTATACGATCAATGCCGAGTTCAGCGAGACGCCGCATAAGCGGGGAATCGTGTCGATGGCCCGGGCGGCTGACCCGAACAGTGCCGGTTCCCAGTTCTTCATTGTGATAGAGGATTCCCGGTTCCTCGATCGCAAGTACACGGCCTTCGGGGAGGTCACGAAAGGCATGGGAGTGGCCGACAAGATCGTCAATCTTCCCCGTAACCCGAAGGATTTGCCGAACGAACGCGTTGAGATGACGGTGACGATTCTTGAGTGA
- a CDS encoding RNA polymerase sigma factor, protein MAKEVRTLSPQNSTHPTSPDELDLIRRIAGGDTRAFEVFYRLYERRLYHYIRTLVQNEATLEELVTDVMLAVWNSAASFRSSSRPSTWIFGIARHKALDAVRRLSRPIEHTIPIDEAADLPDRAGGPADAAQSLRLGTLTRTALARLSVEHQEALRMVFFEELSYEEIAELTHVPINTVKTRVFYAKQHLKRELERMQLQAELP, encoded by the coding sequence TTGGCCAAGGAGGTTCGAACCCTGTCTCCCCAGAACTCGACACACCCCACGTCACCGGATGAGCTTGATCTCATCCGCCGGATCGCGGGAGGTGATACGCGCGCGTTCGAGGTCTTCTACCGTCTTTATGAGCGGCGACTGTATCACTACATCCGAACGTTGGTCCAGAACGAAGCGACGCTGGAGGAGCTCGTCACAGACGTCATGTTGGCGGTCTGGAACAGTGCCGCCTCGTTCCGGAGTTCATCCCGGCCCTCGACCTGGATTTTCGGCATTGCCCGACACAAGGCCTTGGATGCGGTGCGTCGCTTGAGCAGACCAATCGAACACACGATCCCCATCGACGAGGCGGCCGACCTTCCGGATCGGGCCGGCGGCCCCGCCGACGCCGCACAAAGCCTGCGCCTCGGGACCCTCACGCGTACCGCGCTGGCCCGATTGAGCGTGGAACATCAGGAGGCCCTGCGCATGGTATTCTTCGAAGAATTATCCTACGAAGAAATCGCGGAACTCACGCACGTACCGATCAACACGGTGAAGACGCGTGTGTTCTACGCCAAACAGCACCTGAAGCGGGAGTTGGAACGGATGCAACTGCAAGCGGAATTGCCATGA
- the lnt gene encoding apolipoprotein N-acyltransferase, which produces MSMSEKDLYSWRSTALARILLSLATAILLICSLPAPDLGWLAWVALVPLIVACHGVGSGPATGLGLLSGVVASFGIYGWLFEVPSFDLRHAVILALYVALYPALWCAALAVMQRRSSLLLCVPILWVAVDYLRAHAGFLSLPWGTLAQTQHHNLPLLQVASLGGEYAVTFLVALGNATVASVLLASARRKSLIAAVGVLTLAHLWGVSVLMASPRGTPMRIAVVQPNIQIAERTSEVGRRTNLDRLERLTRIASNDHPDLVVWPESALLVDLPADKTVLSRVQSLSDQIRVSLIVGTAQGEKFVNGDAAVTIGRQFFNAAYFIQPGAPLAEPYKKRVLVPFAEYLPHADVIPWPSWLAPHVVDTTPGDHAEIFSLNFPVAIGTLICWENLFPHLARESVTRGAQLLVQLTNDVWFGRSAASRQHNLMSVLRAVENHTPIVIASNSGPSQIIDGYGRVLVQVPELFTEGLATHEVRPGTHGTVYTVMGDWLPIGTLIWVGVVSVWPWVRQTRVRRQPSLAWGREGARPILAPKSESGA; this is translated from the coding sequence ATGAGCATGAGTGAGAAAGATCTGTATTCATGGCGAAGCACGGCGCTCGCCCGCATTCTCCTGTCCCTTGCCACGGCGATCCTGTTGATCTGTTCGCTCCCCGCGCCGGATCTAGGATGGCTTGCCTGGGTAGCACTGGTGCCGCTCATCGTAGCCTGCCATGGAGTCGGCTCTGGACCTGCCACCGGTCTCGGGCTCTTGAGCGGGGTGGTCGCGAGCTTCGGCATTTATGGATGGTTGTTCGAAGTACCAAGTTTCGATCTGCGGCACGCCGTCATTTTGGCACTCTATGTCGCGCTCTACCCAGCCCTGTGGTGTGCAGCGCTGGCCGTTATGCAGCGTCGTAGCAGTCTGCTGCTGTGTGTCCCAATCCTCTGGGTGGCGGTCGATTATCTACGGGCTCATGCCGGGTTCCTGTCGCTTCCCTGGGGTACGCTCGCCCAAACGCAGCATCACAATCTCCCACTTCTTCAAGTTGCCAGCCTGGGGGGTGAATATGCCGTGACGTTCCTTGTGGCACTTGGGAATGCGACGGTCGCCAGCGTGCTTCTTGCCTCCGCACGTCGGAAGAGCCTGATCGCAGCCGTGGGGGTTCTAACCCTCGCTCATCTGTGGGGCGTCTCTGTGTTGATGGCTTCTCCGCGGGGAACACCGATGAGGATCGCGGTCGTGCAGCCGAATATTCAGATTGCCGAGCGCACGTCGGAAGTGGGTCGCCGAACGAATCTCGATCGCCTGGAGCGACTCACGCGTATCGCTTCAAACGATCATCCCGACCTGGTCGTCTGGCCGGAAAGCGCCCTTCTCGTAGACCTACCAGCAGATAAGACCGTTCTGTCGCGCGTGCAGTCGTTGAGCGACCAAATTCGGGTATCACTGATCGTCGGCACCGCCCAGGGAGAAAAATTCGTCAATGGCGACGCGGCCGTCACCATCGGTCGACAGTTCTTCAATGCCGCGTATTTCATTCAGCCCGGGGCTCCCTTGGCCGAGCCATACAAAAAGCGGGTATTAGTCCCCTTTGCGGAGTATCTGCCTCACGCCGATGTTATTCCGTGGCCATCCTGGCTGGCGCCGCATGTGGTCGATACGACGCCAGGCGATCACGCGGAAATATTCAGCCTGAACTTCCCGGTAGCGATTGGGACGCTCATTTGTTGGGAGAATCTCTTTCCGCACTTGGCGCGTGAATCTGTCACCAGGGGTGCCCAGCTACTCGTACAGCTTACGAACGATGTCTGGTTCGGGCGCAGTGCCGCATCGCGCCAACATAACCTGATGTCGGTTCTACGGGCGGTGGAGAATCACACCCCGATCGTGATTGCGTCTAATTCAGGTCCTTCACAAATTATCGACGGGTACGGCCGAGTGCTGGTGCAGGTCCCTGAGCTATTCACCGAGGGTCTCGCGACACACGAAGTTCGACCCGGAACACACGGCACAGTGTACACCGTCATGGGCGATTGGCTGCCGATCGGTACACTCATCTGGGTGGGGGTGGTTAGCGTGTGGCCGTGGGTCAGGCAAACAAGAGTTCGCAGGCAGCCGTCTCTCGCATGGGGCCGGGAAGGCGCTCGGCCCATCCTTGCACCAAAGTCGGAGTCAGGAGCTTAG